Part of the Dysgonomonadaceae bacterium PH5-43 genome is shown below.
GTTTAGAGGCTTTACACGAAGGAGGCTTCAATACGTTCCGTTTAACAACGAAAGACGTATTTCTTGATATGCTTACCGATAGTGGAACTAATGCAATGAGCGATATGCAGCTTTCAGCAATGATGCACGCTGATGATGCTTATGCAGGTTCTCAAAGTTTTGAACGTTTACAAAAAGCTGTGGAAGATGTATTAAGAAAAAAATATCTTCTTCCTGTACACCAAGGACGTGCAGCTGAAAATATTCTTAACTGTGCTTATGTTCGCAAAGGTTCTTTAATTATAACTAATTACCACTTTACAACATTCCTTGCTCACGTTACTCAATATGGAGGAAGAATTGAAGAATTGTTATATCCAGAGGCATATAATATTCAATCAACTCACCCATTTAAGGGTAATATGAATATAGAGAAATTAGTTGAAGTGATAGAGAAATTCACCCCAAAGAATATTCCTTTTATCAGAATGGAGGCTTCAACTAACCTTATTGGAGGTCAACCTTTCTCTGTTCAGAACTTGCGAGATGTAAGAGCAGTAGCAGATAAATATGGTATCAGATTAGTTTTAGATGCAAGTTTATTAGGCGAAAATGCATATCTTGTTCTTCAAAGAGAAGAAGAGTTTGCAAATTCTACAATGGAAGAAGTTATCTCTACGATGACTGGTTTGGCTGACATAGTGTATTTCTCAGCTCGTAAATTAAGTTCTTCTCGTGGTGGTGGTATTTGTACTAATGATTTAAGTATATATAGAGAATTAGAAGCTTTGATTCCTCTATTCGAAGGATTCCTTACTTATGGAGGTATATCTGTTCGTGAAATAGAATCGATGGCTGTTGGTTTGTATGAAACTTTAGATGAAACAATGATTTGTCAGAGTCCTAAGTTTATAGAGTATTTGGTAAATACACTAACAGCTAATGGTGTGCCTATGGTAACACCTCCAGGAGTATTAGGAGCTCACGTAGATGCAATGCAAGTATGTTCGCATATACCTCAAAACGAATATCCAGCAGGAGCTTTAGCTGCAGCGTTCTACCTAATATCAGGTGTTAGAGGTATGGAGCGTGGTACAGTTTCTAATCAGAGAGATGAATACGGTAATGAAACTTTAGCTGATATGGAATTGTTGCGTTTGGCTGTTCCAAGACGTGTATTTACTCTGTCTCAGATTAAATATGTAGCAGACCGTATGACTTGGCTTTATGAAAATCGTAATTTAATTGGTGGACTTAAGTTTGTTTACGAACCACCTGTGTTGCGTTTCTTTATGGGAGGCTTAGCTCCGATAGGTGATTGGCCAGAAAAACTAATAGCTAAATTTAGAGAAGATTTTGGCGATTCACTATAATACAACTAAGAACTAAGAGTGAAGAACTAAGAGTTGGCGCAAAGCGACCCTAATACGCTTCGCGTAAACTCTTAGTTCTTCACTCTTAGTTCTTCACTCTCTTCAGAGATAACCTCGTTCATCAATACATCGTGTTCTTCTCTTGGAACTTTGTCGAGTATTTGAAAATCGAAACATATTCCTATTTTGTAGGTGTTTGCATCAGACAATAGTTTGTCATAAAAACCTTTACCTCTTCCTAATCTGCCGCCTTCTTTGTCGAAGGCTACTCCCGGAACTACCACAACATCAATGTTGGAAATAGATTCTTCTTCTGAATTACAGTCGGGTTCGAGGATAGAGTATTTACAGTCGGCTTTCAGTTGTTCTATTCCTGTAAATTTGCGAATTAATAAAGTGTCGTTATTAATTACAGGTAAGAATATATTCTTGCTTTTTGATAATTCTATAATGAAGTCGTGAGTGTAGACTTCATCACTCATAGACCAATAACAAAGAATATTATTAGCTTTGTTTATTCTTGAATTGCTTTTTAATATATCTATAATTCTATGAGATTTACTGATTAGTTGGTCGTTAAACTCTTTTTTCTTATTAGATATATATTTTCTTATCTCGCGTTTCAAGATGAAATTACATTAAATTGTTTTAAGAAAATCTTCGCGACAAGGCGAGAATATGTCTATAAGCGTTCCTTCTTCAATACAAGTTACGCCGTGTGGGATATTAGGTTCAGCATAAAAACCATCACCTTCTTTTAAGGTTTCTTTTTCTCCATTAATTTCTACTTCAAAAATTCCTTTAGCTACATAGCAGCCCTGAGTATGAGGGTGGGTGTGTATTGCCCCTATGGCTCCTGTTTCGAACATTACTTTTACAACAGTGATGTCATTGTCGTAAGCTACAAATTGACGAGTCGCACCTTCGCCTGCTGGATATGTTTTTTCTTCTTTAGCTATGAAAAACTTTTTACTTTGCATACTTTATTTCTTTGATTAAATAGATATTGTAAAACGCATTGCCCCTTTGGGGATTAAATGTGTTCTATATTTTGTAAATGTATTTTGTTTAGAGATTGAGAGCGAGCATATTCCATTATACCCTTAAGATGTTGAGTAATCATACTTACGGCAGCATCTTCGTCTTTGTTTCTTATGTACTCTAATAATAAACGATGCTCAACGGCAGCTATAGAACGTTTAGGTGTATCGCAGACATTCCAAAACTTACGATAATTTGTCATAAGGTCTGGAGTTATAATTAACATCATTGATTTAAGTACGGTATTTTTAGACGCTTCAGCTATCTGTCTGTGAAAACTCAAATCTTCTTCTATGGCGGGAATGCCAGTGTTTATTTTCTTTTCGTAAGCATTAACGTGAAACTCTATTTTGTGCAAATCTTTCTCGGTGCGACGCTTACAACTTAGTCTTACAACATTAGTCTCTAATATTAAGCGAGTTTCAGCCAGCGAATACAAATCGTAACTTTCTATTTCGAGAGCATCTTGAATAAGAGTTTCAAGATCAGAAACGTCGAGTCCGGCAACAAAGGTGCCTATTTGTGGAAATGTTTTTAGTATTCCGTAAAACTCTAAACGTTTAATAGCCGTTCTTACGTGAGTTCGACCTATACCGAAGTTATCGGCAAGCTTTCTTTCGGAAGGAAGCTTGTCGCCAGGATTTAGCAATCCTTTGCTTAATTGCTCCTTTATTTGTTTGATAATTAAATCAACTGGATCTTCGGAGTTGTTTGTCTTGTTTTCTGCGGCTTTCAATAACATATTTGTTTTTCTCGATCAATTTACCTTATAACTTTACACGATGATACAAATTTACATAAAAATATTCTATTTATACATTAGCCGAATTAAATAATTTAAATTGTGATTAAATAAGTTGTGTATAATGCACAAAGCCTCCCGTTTGAGAGGCTTTGTTGTTGTGTTTTTTTTCTTGTGTCTTTTAGTTTAAATGATATACGAAGATAACAGGGTTTTCGTAATTGTCGTCACCGATAGCTGTTAATTTAGTATCGCCGATAACAACGTCACTCATAAAATCATCAAATTCTTTTATCTTCATAATCTTCAAGTTGTACGGATAATCCCAAGCGTATAAACAATTGTTTGAATAAACCATAGATTTTGTTGCAGGGAAGAAGCGGATTATTTGATCTA
Proteins encoded:
- a CDS encoding tyrosine phenol-lyase (product_source=KO:K01668; cath_funfam=3.40.640.10; cog=COG3033; ko=KO:K01668; pfam=PF01212; superfamily=53383), producing the protein MSKSNSANIKFYSGEDIPLELHKTRVVQKLHLVPIERRLEALHEGGFNTFRLTTKDVFLDMLTDSGTNAMSDMQLSAMMHADDAYAGSQSFERLQKAVEDVLRKKYLLPVHQGRAAENILNCAYVRKGSLIITNYHFTTFLAHVTQYGGRIEELLYPEAYNIQSTHPFKGNMNIEKLVEVIEKFTPKNIPFIRMEASTNLIGGQPFSVQNLRDVRAVADKYGIRLVLDASLLGENAYLVLQREEEFANSTMEEVISTMTGLADIVYFSARKLSSSRGGGICTNDLSIYRELEALIPLFEGFLTYGGISVREIESMAVGLYETLDETMICQSPKFIEYLVNTLTANGVPMVTPPGVLGAHVDAMQVCSHIPQNEYPAGALAAAFYLISGVRGMERGTVSNQRDEYGNETLADMELLRLAVPRRVFTLSQIKYVADRMTWLYENRNLIGGLKFVYEPPVLRFFMGGLAPIGDWPEKLIAKFREDFGDSL
- a CDS encoding 5-formyltetrahydrofolate cyclo-ligase (product_source=KO:K01934; cath_funfam=3.40.50.10420; cog=COG0212; ko=KO:K01934; pfam=PF01812; superfamily=100950; tigrfam=TIGR02727) produces the protein MKREIRKYISNKKKEFNDQLISKSHRIIDILKSNSRINKANNILCYWSMSDEVYTHDFIIELSKSKNIFLPVINNDTLLIRKFTGIEQLKADCKYSILEPDCNSEEESISNIDVVVVPGVAFDKEGGRLGRGKGFYDKLLSDANTYKIGICFDFQILDKVPREEHDVLMNEVISEESEELRVKN
- a CDS encoding quercetin dioxygenase-like cupin family protein (product_source=COG1917; cath_funfam=2.60.120.10; cog=COG1917; pfam=PF07883; superfamily=51182) — translated: MQSKKFFIAKEEKTYPAGEGATRQFVAYDNDITVVKVMFETGAIGAIHTHPHTQGCYVAKGIFEVEINGEKETLKEGDGFYAEPNIPHGVTCIEEGTLIDIFSPCREDFLKTI
- a CDS encoding GntR family transcriptional repressor for pyruvate dehydrogenase complex (product_source=KO:K05799; cath_funfam=1.10.10.10,1.20.120.530; cog=COG2186; ko=KO:K05799; pfam=PF00392,PF07729; smart=SM00345,SM00895; superfamily=46785,48008), whose product is MLLKAAENKTNNSEDPVDLIIKQIKEQLSKGLLNPGDKLPSERKLADNFGIGRTHVRTAIKRLEFYGILKTFPQIGTFVAGLDVSDLETLIQDALEIESYDLYSLAETRLILETNVVRLSCKRRTEKDLHKIEFHVNAYEKKINTGIPAIEEDLSFHRQIAEASKNTVLKSMMLIITPDLMTNYRKFWNVCDTPKRSIAAVEHRLLLEYIRNKDEDAAVSMITQHLKGIMEYARSQSLNKIHLQNIEHI